aaaataaaagtatcatcAGCTACATCTTCATGTAAAATCAGTCAATACACTCCTCCACTAGAAAATTCACTTAACTATACATATTAACCCTCACCTAAAATCAGGGtacaaaatgataaagtaatcACTTCAAATTTCTCTGAAATGGGGGGACTAACCTATTTTACAGAATTGCCACTACCAGTTCCCTCCTAGGGTTTATCATCTAATTAGGGTTAAACTCAACAAGCACATCGCAACCACAAACATCAAAATCCAAACAACAGCGAATACACAGAATTCcatcaacaaaatttaaaaaatgccAGAAATTAAAGAGAGGGGAAACAGTGCACACCTTGGCAGTGTAAGTGATGTTTTCGAGCTGGCAATTCCAGTTGTCCTCGCACTCGATCATACTCCCACGGTAGAGCTCTCCGCTCTTCAGCTCCACCGTCACCACATGCCCAGACGCCTCGTGCAGCAGCTTCACCGGAATCCCTAAGCTTCGACTCatttctcttctacttttttatgtaaaaatatataaaatgctaTCAATCAATCTTTTTTCACGCGATATTCAACAAAAATGCAGCAAAAACACTATGAAATTCGAGATTGATCGACTTCTCTACACGACCCTAAATTAGGGCAAAAATCACAGTCGAAAAATGGAGTTCGCTGACTGTGAGGTCCGAGGACCTATATATGTACGTAAATATACGAGGGGcatatttgtaaattaataaacttattCTTCGTTTTATCTTAATTGCAGAGGCACCCCTATAATTTCTAGGTATTTGTTTCCAGTGATTtcttatttgaaaatttatcctCTTCTCACTAGAAAAGTATTAGTTGactaatttcattattatacGAAATTCATAAGTATTGCTTCACTTAATTTACTTGATCTGTGTCATATTACTTGAAATATTGATATAATGTTATtaccattttcaatttttataaaggTGTTGATTTTACTACAAATTGTGTTTAATGCATTCagattaaaacaaaataaaatgaaattttcacTACCTGACTTTCCATCAAATGTATTTCTTTTCTTGAATGTTACAAAAAGCCCAATATACTCATATTCATTCATCAAAAATTTGTTCCcactaaacaaaaaattaagaatcCAAGCTCGCATGTTCACATAACATTTTAGAGAGCAAGAGAGAAAATTAGACAAAAACAAGAAACTCCCTCTTTGCTTTCACCACAAAATTTGGCCCTGTATCACATCACAGTTAAATTAACATATGAATTTAAACCCAAGTTTTTCTCCCAAGTCATGACAAGATCGCTGAATTGTGTTTGCATACAGCCATATTAGAATTTCAAGCACATGCATATGTTAactgttaaaaaaattacagatATAAAATGGATGAGATAACTCAGCTGGATCAGGATGATTAGTGAGAGACGCATGCTCTTTCTTGCTCTGTGGTCGAGGCTTCTCCCGCTCTGGCAGGGGTCGACATTTCAGCTTTCGAGAACTAAATCTATATCTGCATGAGGATTGTCACAATGGCTAAACAAATCGCTGAAAATGTGATTGCAACAGACGAGAACGGGTTATACCTGCTTGATAGAGAGTTAAGAGCCCATAAAAGTAGGACGTGTTCGAGTGATTACCAAAAGGGACTTCACCGGACGCCCAGTGTCTTGCAGTCATTCACCAAAGGAGCCCTCAGCTATATGCTTGTCCTGTTTAGAGAATCAGATTACGACTTTATGAGGTTGATCAATTTTCTCGATGAGGTCAAGTCATATAAAGAAAACGCAAAATACTGAATAGTGACTGGGTAGAAGTGAAGCACAAAGGCATCTCTACACCATTGAGCAGTTTCTGGCAAATCCTTCATCAAGTGTCGATTGAGGTGTACATGAACCTTAAAAAACATCATAACATATAAAGATTTTGAGGTGTTCTTACAATGAATCAATATGATGTacacaaatcacataaaaaaaacacagaaTATTGCCGCGACATTACCAGCCCACACATTGCCAAGTTCTTATTAATAAGATTCAAGGGCTTACCACTGAAGACTGTCCTTTGAAAAGCCTGAGCATGGTTGGATGAGAAGATGCTTTGGGAATAGAAACCTTTACATCATATATAGCAGGAACAAATGATCGCCTGCGACTTACTGCTGTGACAAAACCCtgaaagaaagtaaaaaaagaaacaacgATGAGCGTATGAAATCTTGAGGAATGAAGACACCTCAGCAATAAAATCAGGATTTTGCAGCCTTACAACTAAAAGGCAATGTCTACTGCTTACTCATATAATACCAGTTGTGATCAAGCATGAGTTGTAATTCTCAACCTCGCACATTCTATGCTCCACATTTACAATTGATACGAGAATGCATAGTGAGAGTATCCACATTccataaacaaaaatgaacaTCTCAGAATTTATATTTCGGTTTCATGGAACACATGCAATAGAATAGATAGCAGCATCACTTGTGTACGTTACTTCTCCAACTAGGCGAAATCCTTGTTGCGACTCAATTTGGAATAGCTTGAAACTAGAGCCAAATACCAACTTTCTATAGTTATACTATAGTGCTGACTGCTGATAAACAAAAGATATTTATTATACACAGTATGTGGATATGATGCATCAATTACAAACAAGTGAGacaatttttttgcattacaTAATCATAATATGCAATACGAGTGGGAGAAATTGACATAGTTCTCATACTGAATAGGCATATGGCAAACCTGAGCCAAAACCCATCCAACAAGCCAATCAATGGTTGCACATGACAAGTGCATGCTCTTTACCTGGAAAATACCAATATAACAGGACATGAGACACTCAAGCAATATCAACATACAGAACTTGTAAATCAGACTTCACGAAGAACTAAGTGGGCTTACCCATTAACTTGAAGGATTCGGTATCAGTGTACAATTCAAAGGGATGTAAGATGGGCATGTGGTTCAAATGAAAACAAACATTTTTAACGATTGTTCGTGCATTTCCACACAAGCTAGACAAAAGAAAACTATTATAATGCATGCAGAATCTGTAAGGCAAGAAAAGCTTCCCATCCAAAGGCATAAAACTGGAATCATCATTGCCAGCATAATTTTTAGGTAAGATATCAGGAACAACAAAAACATGCTCAACGAAATTACTTCCCATTCTGTCATTTAAATTCGAATCAATTACATCCAGACACTTCAACAAATTAGACTCTAGTGTTATAGTCGAACAGTATATCATGGAGTCATAAGACTGTCTTCCATCACCCCTAgctaaataaatagtactactactactataaattgcATTGAAGACCAACATCGAGAACATTGAATGCCTCAATCAAAACCTAAAGCTAAAGTTACATCAACTGGTATGCCATTCCACCAAGGATAGCAACCTATGCTGGATCTAATAAGCTAAAATTAGAATTGTGGGTGCTATTTCTACAAAGGAATTTCACCTTGAAACCAGCCTACCAGTCGATCAGCCACACGAGCTCGAGCAATAATAGCTCAGCAACCAGCCGGCTTATCCTCTGGTAAGTGCTCTTTGAAAGAGGCCTTATCAGCACATAGCACAATGCCTGCAAACAGAcactaaaaataatgaaatgggTAAACACGCAGAGACAAACTAAATCAGCATAGTCCACAGTCAGCAAAAGGTTGAATCTTTGAAGCTAAAACAGATACGATCAGAGCAAGTAAGACTGCACAAGTAAAAGCAGACTCTAACTTTGATTTGGCTcttgaaaattacaaaatcacAAACAGCCCTTTAACACACCTGGATTATGCTAACGGCGAGCCCAGAACAGAAGAACAGAATGCCCAATAGCAAAACAACAATGGCAGCTGGGATCGCCATAAATTagagtagaaaaaaaaactaccgATTTACACTAGAGAAGAGGAGAGGCCACAACTGCCGGAGTTAATATTGggcaggaaaaaaaaaggggaaattcGAACAGATTATTAGAAGCAAGATTTCAGTTCATCGGAAaactatgataaaatattcCATATGTATATTGTTTTTTGGTTAGGACGGTAGAACAAGAAAAGCGAAGAGATGCTTGACTAGTAGGGGTAATTAGGGCATCCGCATCGCGTCTCGATGCGGTCCCtatctcgtctcgacgagatgAGACGGCATCGAGATGGCGATGCGGCATGCATCTCGTCCCGAAGAGACGTGTCGTCTCGTCGCGTGACGCGTCCCGAAGAAgccggcctcgagctggcgagacACGCGCCTTGGCGACGTGGCGTGCTCCGGTTcgtgcgtgacgcccactcgccggcaGGCGAGTGGGTGTCGTTTATATCcgtttaaaatgttttttttttaaatcaggaaaattcgaaaataaagtaaattaaaatattataatttttaatttttgtatttttcaatattgtaataaaaattgaaaattaaaattaaaattaaaaatactccataggatttcaattatgtatttttcgtattttcggatgttgtaatttttatggtttttaatgatttaatgaattattagtattaatttaatatttcaatgaaatattaattgaatttgttggaaataaaaataaaaaatgaaattgaatgaatagttaagggatgagatggttaagagcaTCAATAACGCAGCCGGGCCGGACCGCAACTCGCGAGTCCCGGCCCGTTTTTAGCGTTGGAGGAATTTGAGTCACGGCCCGGGACGGTCCCGAGGACGCAGTTGCGTCCCCGGGCCGCTCCCGAGGCCCGTCCCGGCCAAGCGTTAATCGTCATGGGCCGTGCCGCGTTGAGTCCCAGCCCGGCGTTATTTGGGGTTCGGGCGGGGCCGGGACgcaaattcaataatttttttttaattcgaaaatttatatataatataccaCTCTTCCATCCATTTTCAAATTACTTCAACTTCATTTCTCCCACTCTCacaaaaaaattcgaaaaatgccTCCTCGACGTGAAGGTCAACGAGCAATCGAAGCTCAAATGGCTCGAATGTTAGAGACGGCGATGCCCGCAATCCAACAAGAAATCAACAACGAGGTGGAACGCTATCAAGCTGCTATCCAAGCGTGGAACGAGCAACACGACCGGGTACCGCGTACTCGGATGTATATCCACCGAGACCGTGAACAAGCTGGTTTGCGGCTTTTCATGGATTATTTCTCTGCAGATCCTCGATGGAGTGATCAGATGTTCCGTTGCCGGTTCCGGATGCGGAGGCATGTGTTCCTGCGCATTGTCAACGCAGTTGTGGCTCGTGACGCGTACTTTATGCAAACCTTCGATGCTGTCGGGCGGCAAAGTATATCGACTTTGCAGAAATGCACATCCGCCCTCCGCCAACTCGCTTACGGAACAACTGCAGATATGTTTGATGAGTACCTCCATGTGAGCGAGCATACTGGACGCGCTTGCCTAGCCAAATTTTGTCGGGCAGTGATCGAAGCATTCAAGGACACATACTTGAGAAAGCCAACGTCCGACGATGTTCGCAGATTGGTGCGAATGCACGAGGAGACCCACGGCTTCCCGGGGATGCTGGGCAGCATCGACTATATGCACTGGcagtggaagaattgtccaaTGGCTTGGAGAGGAGCATTCACTAGCGGGCACAAGGGCACACATCCAACGATTGTGTTGGAGGCCGTTGCCGACTACCGGTTGTGGATCTAGCATGCCTACTTTGGAGTCAttgggtcgaacaacgacctcaatgTGTTGAACGGGTCTCCATTGTTCAACGACTTGTGTGCCGGGCGAGCGCCTACCGTAGAGTTCACGGCCAACCACCGTCGGTACACTATGGGGTACTATCTGGCAGACGGGATCTACCCTAGATGGCCCGTGTTCGTGAAGACCATCACATCTCCGACTACGGATAGGAGGAAGTTGTTTGCCAAAAAGCAAGAGGTGGCTCGGAAGatgtggagcgcgcatttggagTTCTCCAATCACGTTGGGCTATAGTGAAGGGAGCGGCCCGTGATTGGAACCGTCCCCTAatcgccgacatcatgtatgcatgtatcataatgcataacatgatcgtTGAGGACGAGGGAGACAACGCCACTTTCTGGAGCGACGATCCACTCGCCAGCGCCAGCAGTAGCTACACTGTCACCGATCCGGCCGTGCAAGGTGTTCCTCCCGACGTGCGCAATGAGCCCGTTCAGCGGCGATGCGCCAAGAAGATCAACACACCCGCCTCCAAGCGGAtctaattgaagaaatttggaaCCGCAATTGActtgtgttttaaaaaaaaatcgaatttttaaatttcaatgttgtaattttctattttccgactgaacaatgaattttcccggttttaattgttcaacgtattctattttacgattaaaatatgttgtgaatagtgcaaaTGAATAGTTGTGGCCCGAGTTGTGGCCTGCGGTGTTAATGAAGTTGTGGCCTGGAACCCCTAATTTGAGGGAATGATGACATGGAGGGGACTTGCGGCCCAAATCCGGGCCAGGGTTAAGGATGCTCTAAGAGATGGAGagatgcaggtgttgtctcttagttaagagatgaggtgaaaagtacagtgggacccatgaatagtgaagagatgagacggttaagagacggataagagacaggGATGCGCATGGCCTTACAATctacatacaaaatgtttcaccaatgttt
The nucleotide sequence above comes from Salvia hispanica cultivar TCC Black 2014 chromosome 5, UniMelb_Shisp_WGS_1.0, whole genome shotgun sequence. Encoded proteins:
- the LOC125189421 gene encoding 1-acyl-sn-glycerol-3-phosphate acyltransferase 2-like, whose protein sequence is MAIPAAIVVLLLGILFFCSGLAVSIIQALCYVLIRPLSKSTYQRISRLVAELLLLELVWLIDCFMPLDGKLFLPYRFCMHYNSFLLSSLCGNARTIVKNVKSMHLSCATIDWLVGWVLAQGFVTAVSRRRSFVPAIYDVKVSIPKASSHPTMLRLFKGQSSVVHVHLNRHLMKDLPETAQWCRDAFVLHFYPDKHIAEGSFGE
- the LOC125189422 gene encoding uncharacterized protein LOC125189422, translating into MPPRREGQRAIEAQMARMLETAMPAIQQEINNEVERYQAAIQAWNEQHDRVPRTRMYIHRDREQAGLRLFMDYFSADPRWSDQMFRCRFRMRRHVFLRIVNAVVARDAYFMQTFDAVGRQSISTLQKCTSALRQLAYGTTADMFDEYLHVSEHTGRACLAKFCRAVIEAFKDTYLRKPTSDDVRRLVRMHEETHGFPGMLGSIDYMHWQWKNCPMAWRGAFTSGHKGTHPTIVLEAVADYRLWI